The following are from one region of the Pseudobacteriovorax antillogorgiicola genome:
- a CDS encoding TonB-dependent receptor plug domain-containing protein, whose amino-acid sequence MIIINQRMVALASLSSSLLIGTAGQAQESVENEEAAPAKKVERIQVTGSHIKRTDVEGVSSVIVIDRESIERTGFSTVSELMQSMTISSNGSYGASAVNDVRGTVTNVDLRGLGPSNTLVLLDGKRVPDEAGLGVVDLSTIPMAAVERIEVLKDSASAIYGSDATGGVVNIITRKDLNGSAFYARASSPKAEGGTATEFAYLTGVNQGDFRVLTTLNYRQSEPIFYRDRDWTRVGLSTYSYPANYDAGSGLLAHENCQVPKGDRIPVETGGDPICSYNYGNTSAFAPETRQIGFMNNVGYDVNPGLTVYSRIRAVKNTNIWNMAPNAGYFQIPQAIATEKQPSLGLKGEVSKDVTLRYRAVPWGVRKWEEEKTLVGGTLGVDGEIGSNWTWSLSAGHTQSKKDTVNPQGFMLVDELVSAIQTGEFNPFETQLTQGSMAVVSRASYEPFQVIDTDMTNYNLSVSGDLFEMGGGYAGLAIGVQQSDQNYKKIIDPQSEQGNVFGVTEDKGAEGNRSISAAFVEMAFPVADSFELQFAARYDQYSDFGGTTNPKLGFKYLPTSRLLFRGNVGTGFKAPTLDEIYKGTQVGLTNLIDTPVCGLDCDIRIDEVEIETSGNESLQEETSLAYNFGIVAEPIDGLSLGADYWYIKIEDIVREMDAQDVLDSIAQGRNFSGVEIERWNDGKLKRIKLPIMNLGESEDAGVDLNAAYRFRLGGNRLFVNADYSRKLFAKSVPFPGQAQEDTLGDRGEPRWRAVSSATWQFDDHGFTLRNNLIGQQRSENDPDQRIGSFSTYDVQYAWNHPWGGNVAIGALNVLETRFPEDPTERGGDDVRVQELYGPNGRVLYMNLNQTF is encoded by the coding sequence GTGATTATCATTAATCAGCGTATGGTTGCCTTAGCGTCTTTATCAAGTTCACTCTTGATTGGGACAGCGGGCCAAGCTCAGGAGTCTGTGGAGAATGAGGAAGCAGCTCCAGCAAAGAAAGTGGAACGAATTCAAGTGACCGGCTCTCACATCAAGAGAACTGATGTGGAAGGGGTGTCTTCGGTCATCGTCATCGATCGTGAAAGCATTGAACGTACAGGCTTTTCCACAGTCAGTGAACTGATGCAAAGTATGACGATTTCATCAAATGGCTCCTATGGTGCATCAGCAGTCAACGACGTTCGGGGAACAGTGACAAATGTCGATTTGAGAGGTTTGGGACCCTCCAATACTTTGGTTCTTCTGGATGGGAAACGGGTTCCAGATGAGGCTGGTCTAGGGGTTGTAGACCTATCTACGATTCCCATGGCAGCAGTTGAGCGCATTGAAGTTCTGAAAGATTCAGCATCGGCGATCTATGGTTCGGATGCTACTGGTGGTGTGGTAAACATCATCACGCGCAAGGATTTGAACGGCTCAGCGTTCTATGCTCGGGCGAGCTCTCCCAAAGCTGAGGGCGGTACGGCAACTGAATTTGCCTACCTTACCGGCGTCAATCAGGGCGACTTCAGGGTACTGACAACTTTAAACTACCGACAGTCGGAACCTATTTTCTATCGGGATCGAGATTGGACGAGAGTTGGCTTGAGTACCTACTCATACCCGGCGAACTACGACGCTGGATCGGGGCTTCTTGCTCATGAGAATTGTCAGGTACCCAAGGGAGATCGTATTCCTGTAGAAACAGGTGGCGATCCAATCTGTTCCTACAACTATGGCAATACTTCCGCGTTTGCACCTGAAACTCGGCAAATCGGGTTCATGAACAACGTTGGCTACGATGTTAATCCAGGGCTTACAGTTTATTCTCGCATTCGAGCAGTGAAGAACACCAATATCTGGAATATGGCGCCCAATGCGGGCTACTTTCAAATTCCTCAGGCAATTGCCACTGAAAAGCAGCCTAGCTTAGGCCTCAAGGGAGAAGTCAGCAAGGATGTGACCCTGCGCTACCGTGCTGTGCCTTGGGGAGTTCGTAAGTGGGAAGAAGAAAAAACCTTGGTTGGTGGAACCCTAGGTGTAGATGGGGAAATCGGCAGCAACTGGACCTGGAGTCTCAGTGCAGGCCACACCCAGAGCAAGAAAGATACCGTCAACCCTCAGGGCTTTATGCTGGTGGATGAGCTTGTTAGTGCAATCCAGACCGGTGAATTCAATCCATTTGAAACTCAGCTCACGCAAGGGAGCATGGCCGTGGTTTCCAGGGCATCCTACGAGCCGTTTCAAGTCATTGATACCGATATGACGAACTACAATCTAAGTGTATCTGGTGACCTTTTTGAGATGGGGGGAGGCTATGCTGGGCTAGCTATCGGTGTTCAGCAAAGCGATCAGAATTACAAGAAGATCATCGATCCACAATCTGAGCAAGGCAATGTCTTTGGTGTTACAGAGGATAAGGGCGCTGAAGGCAATCGCAGCATATCAGCAGCCTTTGTTGAGATGGCATTCCCTGTTGCTGACTCCTTCGAGCTTCAGTTTGCTGCACGCTATGACCAATACTCGGATTTCGGTGGCACCACCAACCCAAAACTTGGCTTTAAGTATTTGCCTACCAGTCGTCTATTGTTTCGTGGAAATGTGGGAACAGGTTTCAAGGCCCCAACCCTTGACGAAATCTATAAAGGGACGCAAGTTGGTCTAACAAACTTGATTGACACTCCGGTTTGTGGTCTCGATTGTGATATTCGAATCGATGAAGTGGAGATTGAAACCTCTGGTAATGAAAGTCTTCAAGAAGAAACATCGCTAGCCTACAACTTTGGGATTGTTGCAGAACCAATCGATGGACTTTCCCTGGGGGCAGACTACTGGTACATCAAGATCGAAGACATCGTTCGTGAGATGGATGCGCAAGATGTACTCGACTCTATCGCTCAAGGCCGCAATTTTTCTGGGGTTGAGATTGAGCGTTGGAACGACGGCAAGCTCAAAAGGATCAAGCTGCCGATTATGAACCTTGGTGAGAGTGAAGATGCTGGTGTTGATTTAAATGCTGCCTACCGTTTTCGTCTGGGAGGCAATCGCCTTTTTGTGAATGCAGACTACTCCCGGAAACTATTTGCCAAAAGCGTTCCATTTCCAGGCCAAGCCCAAGAAGATACCCTTGGCGATCGGGGCGAGCCTCGATGGCGAGCCGTATCCAGTGCCACTTGGCAGTTTGACGATCATGGCTTTACCCTGCGTAATAATTTGATTGGGCAGCAACGGTCTGAGAACGACCCGGATCAAAGGATCGGTTCGTTCTCGACTTATGATGTGCAGTATGCTTGGAATCACCCATGGGGTGGCAACGTTGCAATCGGTGCCTTAAACGTTCTTGAAACCCGTTTCCCAGAAGACCCCACGGAGCGTGGTGGAGACGATGTTCGGGTTCAGGAGCTATACGGGCCCAATGGTCGAGTGCTTTACATGAATTTAAACCAGACGTTCTAA
- a CDS encoding 7TM diverse intracellular signaling domain-containing protein, which translates to MSWCKALQQKIYLRWLARIDEVLGVTMGLGVRQCIKFLVVAWSSIAILAAEAAGAPIVLNPGQELKGSVIGKMVRTFDNSEHKFDFTEISRDQRLDAFKLSDSDFFRMGMSTGSLWLHFQIQNNGSETRDIVLENRYPNIDWLQLYSSSFKNGNLPLLNGDLVPFDMRSCEFRLPCFELAVPPGSHDYYLRIDTEGSMYLALHLWDREHFDRYERHDHLIMGVLFGFIMVMLAYNFFLAVSFLSRTYYIYVGYIICVLIYNVGGQGIGAEFLGDDIGIWLGNKGLLFFANLAMSFGLFFSLGFLNISAHMPRWKWAFQLWGAIFAVSAFGVFFLPYHTHLKFTNFSMSLGSIFLLTAGCVACIRGYRPAYFYVLAWSVLIASNFIVVLKIVGAVPLTFLTHWASLLGGSIEMILLSLALGDRVKFLKAKDEEKIRQLNDELRKHIDDVEAIVEERTDTIRSILNNVKAGFAIVSSDLKVKKDFTQSCYNLLGEDISPETYFSDWLQLTGLQKVNLDVMLEQVFSDIMPEEVTMAQIPSVHRVGDRYLRVEGALIRNSKGVPDGILMTITDITDLQAKEEETRRQQMLLKIIGNMESFNSFLKFTKQQLKTVDGNNPREVKGFLHTMKGNCLVFGMKAMADDIHGLEEQDLPKAETIEAFEKSLKAFLLRHQSTLHVDWNEIEEEHYIVKKTKFGQLEGLLNSLKLSAESKAKLFHWLRRAQVRQVGKILGPLKDDIDLLAQRIGKDIQFNIHGEGVEVISADNEQAIKYVIHLIRNAVIHGIEDERQDKPKTGTIDLRFFAENHCFIIEIEDDGKGIGHEELYNKLAAQSGISREQFESLTLVEVFKSLDSASTEDTVDLYSGRGVGVSAVIHYVESIGGEVEIETKPRVGAMFRLRLPETQQAAAGRVSA; encoded by the coding sequence ATGAGTTGGTGTAAAGCGCTGCAACAAAAGATTTATCTAAGGTGGCTAGCACGCATTGATGAGGTCTTGGGAGTGACCATGGGTCTTGGTGTGAGACAGTGTATAAAATTTCTTGTTGTTGCGTGGTCGAGCATCGCGATCTTGGCGGCCGAGGCTGCGGGTGCACCTATCGTTCTAAATCCTGGTCAGGAGCTGAAGGGTTCCGTCATCGGTAAGATGGTCCGCACCTTCGATAATTCTGAACATAAATTTGATTTTACTGAAATTTCCCGAGATCAAAGACTCGATGCCTTCAAGCTGTCTGACTCTGACTTTTTCCGTATGGGAATGTCGACTGGCAGCCTTTGGTTGCACTTTCAGATTCAAAATAACGGTAGCGAGACTCGGGATATTGTCTTAGAAAATCGCTATCCAAATATCGATTGGCTTCAACTGTATAGCAGCAGCTTTAAAAATGGCAACTTGCCACTTTTAAACGGTGATCTTGTACCATTTGATATGAGAAGCTGTGAATTTCGCCTACCTTGCTTCGAACTTGCAGTACCCCCTGGAAGCCACGACTATTACCTTAGAATCGATACCGAAGGGTCCATGTACCTCGCGCTTCATCTGTGGGACCGGGAGCATTTCGATCGCTACGAGCGTCATGACCACCTGATCATGGGCGTCTTGTTTGGTTTTATTATGGTGATGCTCGCTTATAACTTTTTTCTTGCAGTATCATTCCTTAGTCGGACCTACTATATATATGTTGGCTACATAATTTGCGTATTGATCTATAATGTCGGTGGGCAGGGGATTGGTGCAGAGTTCCTAGGTGATGATATTGGCATCTGGTTAGGCAACAAGGGTTTGCTATTTTTTGCCAATCTAGCGATGTCGTTCGGTTTGTTTTTTAGTCTAGGCTTCTTGAACATCTCTGCTCATATGCCGCGTTGGAAGTGGGCTTTTCAGCTTTGGGGAGCGATCTTTGCGGTTAGCGCTTTTGGAGTTTTCTTTCTTCCCTACCATACCCATCTGAAGTTTACCAATTTCAGTATGTCACTCGGATCTATTTTCTTGCTAACAGCAGGTTGCGTCGCTTGCATAAGGGGTTATCGACCAGCATACTTCTATGTTCTGGCTTGGAGTGTCTTGATCGCATCAAACTTCATCGTCGTCTTGAAAATCGTCGGTGCGGTACCCTTAACTTTCTTAACTCACTGGGCGTCACTGCTGGGAGGCTCTATCGAGATGATCCTGCTTTCCCTGGCTCTGGGTGATCGCGTGAAGTTTTTAAAGGCCAAGGATGAAGAAAAAATCCGACAATTGAATGATGAACTTCGCAAGCACATCGATGATGTCGAAGCCATTGTCGAAGAACGGACCGATACCATTCGCTCAATCTTGAACAACGTGAAGGCTGGTTTTGCTATTGTAAGCTCTGATCTTAAAGTAAAAAAGGACTTTACTCAGAGCTGCTATAACCTCTTAGGAGAGGACATTTCACCGGAAACCTACTTTAGTGACTGGCTACAGCTCACAGGTCTCCAAAAGGTGAATCTGGATGTGATGTTAGAGCAAGTGTTCTCAGATATCATGCCTGAAGAGGTAACGATGGCACAGATTCCATCAGTTCACCGGGTTGGCGATCGCTACCTACGTGTGGAAGGGGCGCTTATCAGGAACTCCAAAGGAGTGCCAGATGGAATTCTGATGACGATCACCGATATTACCGACTTGCAAGCCAAAGAGGAAGAAACACGGCGCCAGCAGATGCTCTTGAAAATCATTGGCAACATGGAGTCATTCAACTCGTTTTTGAAGTTTACGAAGCAGCAGCTGAAGACTGTCGATGGCAATAACCCTAGAGAGGTAAAGGGCTTTCTGCATACCATGAAAGGCAACTGCCTAGTGTTCGGTATGAAGGCCATGGCCGATGACATTCATGGGCTAGAGGAGCAGGATCTCCCGAAAGCTGAGACCATAGAGGCATTTGAAAAAAGTTTGAAGGCCTTCTTACTGCGGCACCAGTCGACACTTCACGTTGATTGGAATGAAATTGAAGAAGAGCACTACATTGTGAAAAAGACCAAATTTGGTCAATTGGAAGGCTTGTTGAATTCACTCAAGTTGTCAGCCGAATCCAAAGCTAAGCTCTTTCACTGGCTGCGACGGGCTCAGGTTCGGCAGGTGGGCAAGATTCTAGGGCCCTTGAAGGACGACATTGATCTCCTGGCTCAGCGAATAGGCAAAGACATCCAGTTTAATATTCATGGAGAAGGTGTCGAAGTGATCTCTGCTGACAATGAACAGGCTATCAAGTATGTCATTCACCTGATACGAAATGCGGTGATTCATGGGATTGAAGATGAGCGGCAGGATAAGCCGAAAACTGGCACCATCGATTTAAGGTTTTTTGCCGAAAACCACTGCTTTATTATTGAAATCGAAGATGACGGTAAGGGCATCGGCCATGAAGAGCTTTACAATAAACTAGCAGCCCAATCGGGTATCAGCCGCGAGCAGTTTGAATCACTAACTCTCGTTGAAGTTTTTAAGTCTCTCGATTCCGCCAGCACCGAGGATACCGTCGATCTCTATTCGGGCCGAGGTGTTGGAGTCAGCGCAGTGATTCACTATGTGGAAAGCATTGGGGGAGAGGTAGAGATCGAAACGAAACCAAGGGTAGGCGCGATGTTCCGACTACGCTTGCCTGAGACTCAGCAAGCGGCAGCGGGTCGCGTATCAGCCTAG
- a CDS encoding DUF748 domain-containing protein: protein MAGEDQTLNQEPSSNGKSRRITWLGLILVSTLLTASLFVKFAVPAILKWAVESYSSDYTPWQISIAEIDFFPLDGDIDIRGLQLYRNKQERLALQTISLGVAPWEALQGTLVVDKFEATGLSLGAAYQNNILEVAGLAFDSPPQEAKHEAAQSPAADTEQFAGAPVIIDQINFEDLAFGLDLDQSQHQIKVKLGRIGPTDLHQLPAQIPLHLEASIDDSPIIVSGKLSLPLGQSTLSLKSEALPLETVSAIIQGFSPSSLKLSGHLTSSADLKLELKKESTEASFEVILKDVKSSVEQGEQLSQIAMDQSQLTGRIETNFHPMAMVPAQQLVIQSQQNLLLKGIQLSFKDASQDLELNAQEISLDLNAAVKEQLASMHTGEGFKLLKVHVQDRTQDIETHTDDLSLGLEKLSFNIETSTLDALTLNLKNQMMKIRRETQTYTWQSLALNQVHYTLGATPLKIGAIDIASFDMRNGTESVLQLEAIEARQLLVETPEPDKLISRLHSLHIIELFLADPPGVSLAAQEKAMTFQLSKIKIEKQTNGSEDQIDLTSGFGSFGRITAKGTLDDSQPIRQAWTLDLEALNLTSISGLLRQQIGYQVEQGQLHGKLDYKEDRKGQVSGQLDLSINKIKLDNTNSRGNPIANRLGMPLATVLSLATDDDGDLELSFPIAGHKDNPEFRWSILLSQKLSELMVSQLTSALGSALVNNMLPLLASSMPVNPAMAYTLIKKGWKLAENMRLQPVEFDRALNEPSPSGKAQLKDIAEQLKSRPSLSFTFCTEAQIPETEQGTAEFENVQNETLNQARDRLQRVAQYLVTESSISPGQVVLCEPKIAIRSKLETPVVTLQL from the coding sequence ATGGCAGGGGAAGACCAAACACTGAACCAAGAACCAAGCTCTAATGGAAAAAGTCGACGCATCACATGGCTCGGACTAATCCTCGTAAGCACTCTCTTAACAGCAAGCCTCTTTGTAAAGTTCGCTGTGCCTGCAATTTTGAAATGGGCTGTCGAGAGCTATAGCAGCGACTATACTCCTTGGCAGATATCGATCGCTGAGATCGACTTTTTCCCGTTGGATGGGGATATAGACATTCGTGGGCTCCAACTCTATCGCAACAAGCAAGAGCGATTAGCATTGCAAACTATCTCCCTCGGTGTGGCCCCGTGGGAAGCATTGCAAGGAACCCTTGTGGTCGATAAATTCGAAGCTACTGGGCTTAGCCTTGGAGCAGCCTACCAAAACAATATTCTAGAAGTCGCAGGCTTGGCCTTTGACTCCCCTCCCCAAGAGGCAAAACATGAAGCTGCTCAAAGTCCAGCTGCCGATACTGAACAATTTGCTGGCGCGCCAGTCATCATCGATCAGATTAATTTTGAAGACCTTGCCTTTGGCTTAGATTTGGATCAAAGTCAGCACCAGATTAAGGTAAAGCTTGGCCGCATTGGACCCACAGACCTCCACCAACTACCAGCCCAAATTCCACTTCACCTGGAAGCTAGTATCGATGATAGCCCCATCATAGTTTCAGGAAAACTGAGCTTGCCACTTGGGCAGTCAACACTCAGCCTGAAAAGCGAGGCTTTGCCCCTAGAGACAGTTTCTGCAATCATCCAGGGCTTTTCTCCAAGCAGTCTAAAGCTATCTGGCCACCTCACGTCAAGTGCAGACCTGAAGCTAGAGTTAAAAAAGGAAAGCACTGAGGCTAGCTTTGAAGTTATTCTGAAAGATGTCAAAAGCTCGGTGGAGCAAGGCGAGCAGCTTAGCCAAATTGCTATGGACCAGAGTCAACTAACTGGTCGAATTGAAACTAACTTTCATCCTATGGCAATGGTACCAGCTCAACAGCTAGTCATTCAAAGTCAGCAGAACTTGCTCCTTAAGGGAATTCAACTAAGCTTTAAAGATGCTTCCCAGGATCTGGAATTAAACGCCCAAGAGATTTCGCTCGACTTGAATGCAGCAGTCAAAGAGCAGCTTGCTAGCATGCATACAGGAGAAGGTTTCAAGTTACTGAAGGTCCATGTTCAAGATCGCACCCAAGATATCGAGACACATACTGATGATCTTAGCCTAGGCCTGGAAAAACTTAGTTTCAATATTGAAACCTCTACACTAGACGCGCTGACTCTGAATCTAAAAAATCAAATGATGAAGATTCGTCGCGAAACCCAGACCTACACTTGGCAGAGCCTAGCTCTCAATCAGGTGCACTACACCCTTGGTGCAACACCACTGAAAATTGGGGCTATCGATATCGCAAGTTTTGATATGCGCAATGGTACCGAAAGTGTCTTGCAACTAGAGGCCATTGAAGCCCGTCAGCTCCTCGTAGAAACCCCTGAACCTGACAAACTTATCTCCCGTCTGCATTCGCTTCATATCATCGAGCTATTCCTGGCAGACCCTCCTGGAGTCTCGCTGGCTGCTCAAGAAAAGGCCATGACCTTTCAACTTAGCAAGATAAAAATCGAAAAACAGACAAATGGTAGCGAAGATCAGATTGATCTAACAAGCGGCTTCGGCTCATTTGGTCGGATCACTGCCAAAGGCACTCTAGATGATTCGCAACCCATTCGCCAAGCTTGGACCCTGGATCTTGAGGCATTGAATCTAACGTCTATTTCAGGTCTGTTAAGGCAACAAATCGGCTACCAGGTAGAACAGGGGCAACTCCACGGCAAGCTAGATTATAAGGAAGACCGTAAAGGCCAAGTATCAGGCCAGCTTGATTTGAGCATCAACAAGATTAAATTAGACAACACCAATAGCCGAGGCAACCCCATTGCCAATCGGCTCGGCATGCCCCTAGCCACAGTGCTAAGCCTAGCTACTGATGACGATGGTGACTTAGAACTTAGTTTCCCGATCGCCGGGCATAAGGATAATCCTGAATTTCGCTGGTCCATTCTCCTAAGCCAAAAGCTAAGCGAGCTTATGGTAAGTCAACTCACAAGTGCCTTGGGCAGCGCACTGGTCAACAACATGCTTCCCCTGCTGGCCAGCTCCATGCCGGTGAACCCTGCCATGGCCTACACTCTCATCAAGAAAGGCTGGAAGCTCGCTGAAAACATGCGATTGCAACCCGTGGAATTCGATCGTGCCCTGAACGAGCCAAGCCCCTCAGGCAAGGCCCAGCTGAAAGACATTGCCGAACAACTTAAAAGCCGCCCCAGCCTGAGCTTTACCTTTTGCACTGAAGCCCAGATCCCAGAAACCGAGCAGGGCACCGCTGAGTTTGAAAACGTTCAGAATGAAACTTTGAATCAGGCCCGTGATCGCCTGCAACGAGTTGCCCAGTACCTGGTGACAGAATCTTCTATATCTCCGGGTCAGGTGGTACTATGTGAGCCTAAAATTGCTATCCGCAGCAAGTTAGAAACACCTGTTGTCACATTACAGCTCTAG